The nucleotide sequence TACCTCGACTGGCGCTGGTGCATGTTCGTCAACATCATCTTCGCCGTCATGGCGTTCGCCGGCAGCTCGGTGCTGCTGCGCAACCAGCGGGACGCGGGCCCGCGGCCGAAGCTCGACCTGCCGGGCACGGTGACGGCGTCGGCCGGTCTGTTCGCCCTGGTCTACGGCTTCGCCAACGCCGAGTCGGACTCGTGGTCGTCGGTGTCGGTCTGGGGCTTCCTGGTCGCCGGGGTGGCGCTGCTGGGCGTGTTCGTCTGGCTGCAGCAGCGCGTCGCGCACCCGCTGCTGCCGCTGCGCGTGCTGCTCGACCGGGACCGCGGCGGCTCGTACCTGGCGATGTTCCTGCTCGCCATCGGGATGTTCGCGATCTTCCTGTTCCTGACGTTCTACGTGCAGCAGAACCTGCAGTTCACGCCGATCCAGAGCGGCCTCGGGTTCCTGCCGATGGTGGCGACGCTGATGCTGGCCGCCACCTCGGCGACGGCCGTGCTGCTGCCGCGGTTCGGTCCGCGGCCGCTGGTGCCGACCGGCATGGCGATCGCCGCCGGCGGCCTGTTCTGGCTGAGCGGCATCGGCCTGGACAGCACGTACGCTTCCGGCGTCCTCGGCCCGCTGCTGGTGATGGGCTTCGGCATCGGGCTGGCGATGGCGCCGGCGATGAGCGTCGCGACGTTCGGCGTCGAGGCCCACGACGCGGGCGTCGCGTCGGCCGCGGTCAACACGATGCAGCAGGTCGGCGGTTCGATCGGCACGGCGCTGCTGAGCACGCTGGCCGGCAACGCGGCCGCGGACTACATCGCGGGCAAGGCCCCGACGCCGCAGCTGGCGGCCGAGGCGGCGATCGAGAGCTACACGACGGCGTTCACCTGGGCCGCGGTGATCTACGTGGCGGGCGCGGTGCTCAGCGGCCTGCTGCTGCGCCCGGGCGTCCCGAAGGGTGAAGCGGCGCCGGGCGCCGTGCACATCTAGTTCCCCGTGCGTGAACGGGCCTCCCCGGAGGCCCGTTCACGTCGCCAAGCCGTGCCGGTAGGCGTAGACGACCGCCTGGACGCGGTCGCGCAGGTCCAGCTTGGTGAGGATGCGCGACACGAACGTCTTGACGGTTTCCTGGCTGATCACGAGCCGCTCGGCGATTTCGCTGTTGGAGAGGCCCTCGGCGAGCAGGCGCAGGACCTCCAGCTCGCGGGGCGTCAGCGGGACCTCCGGTGCGGCGCCGGGGACGGGCCGGATCCGGGCGGCGTGCCGGCCGACGAGGCGGCGCGTCACCTCCGGGTCCAGCAGCGCCGCGCCCGTGGCCACGGTCCGGATCCCGTGCAGCAGCCGGTCCGGCGGGGCGTCCTTGAGCAGGAACCCGCTCGCGCCCGCGCGCAGCGCTTCGTAGACGTACTCGTCGAGGTTGAACGTCGTCAGCACGAGCACCTTGACCGGGTGCGCCACCCCGGCCCCGGCCAGCAGGCGGGTGGCCTCGATGCCGTCGAGCACCGGCATGCGCACGTCCATCACGACGACGTCCGGACGCAGCCGGAGGGCGAGGTCGACCGCGGCCCGGCCGTCGCCGCACTCGCCCACCACCTCGAAGCCGGGTTGGGCCCCGATGATCGTGACCAGCCCGGTGCGGATCAGCATCTGGTCGTCGCAGACCAGGACCCGGATCGGCGCGCTCACGCCGGGTTCCCGGTGGGGATCCGGGCGCACACGGTGAACCCGGCGCCGTCGCGGCCCGCGCTGAAGTCGCCGCCCAGGACGCCGACCCGTTCGCGGAGCCCGGCGAGACCGCGGCCGCTCCCGCCGGGCGAGGTGCTCCCGGAACCGGCCGTGCTGACCGCCACGGCGATCTCGCGTTCGCCGTGGTGCACCTCGACCGAGGTGCGGCTGCCGCGGGCGTGCTTGAGGGCGTTCGTCAGGGCTTCCTGCACGACCCGGTAGGCCACCAGGTCGGCGCTGCCGGCGGACTCGGCGGGCGTGCCCTCCTCGGTGAACTCCACCGGCTGCCCGGCCTCGCGGGCGTGCTCGACGAGCGCGAGGAGCCCGCCAGGGGACGGCGTCCTGGCCTCCGGCCCGTGGTCGGGGTTGAGCAGGTCGAGCAGGTGCCGCAGGTCGGTGATGGCCCGCCGGCCGGTGCCGGTGATCGCCGTCAGGGTCCGGTCGAGCCGGTCCGGCGCGGCGGTCAGGTACCGGGCCGCCTCGGCCTGCACGACCATCGCCGTCACGTGGTGGGTGACGACGTCGTGGAGCTCACGGGCGATGCGGGTGCGTTCCGCGGCGAGCGTGTCCTCGGCGACGCGGCGGCGGCGGTCCGCTTCCGCCACCCGGGTGGAGCGCAGCCACGCGCCGAGACCCCACGCGAACACCAGCAGCAGGTAGAACGTGAAGAACTCGACCAGCGGCTCGGAACCGGACCGGAAGAGAACGACCGCGAGCAGCACGTACGCGGCGGAAAACAGCAGCGCGGTGGTGGCCCGGCGCCGGTTCACGTGGGCGCCCGCGCTCACCAGCGCGACGGCCAGCGCGGTGCCCGCCACCGAGTGGTAGCCGCGGAGCTGGTCGAGGGCGAAGCCGAGCGAGACCAGGGCGAGGCACAGCGCCGGCCACCGCCGGCGCACGGCGAGCGGGAGGGTTTCGAGGAGGAGGACCCCGATGGCCGGTGCGTCGAAGGGCCGGTTCGGCAGGCCGCCGAGCTCCGTCCCGTGGTTCCGCAGCGCCGGGACGAACGCCGCCGCCAGGAACAGCAGGCCGAGCGGGAGATCGCGGAGCACGGGGTCGAGCCGGCGCCAGCGCGCCAGGAGCCGCCGGTGATCGATCACGGGGCGAGTGTAGTGACGGCGTCGGCCCGCTCGGCGCGCTTGCGACGGGGGACCAGGTGGCCGCGGCGGCGGGCCAGCCACAGGAACGCGCACGTCGCCAGGACGCAGACCAGCACCGAGTACAGGCTTCCTTCCGGACCGAAGTCGCCACCGGTGATGATCGACGGCCCCGACGTCACGGCGTCCAGGAGTCCTTGCGGGGTGCCGTTGCCCGAGACCTCCGTGCCGAAGAGCCCGGCCGCGGCGAAGTTCCAGCCGAAGTGCACGCCGATCGGAACCCAGAGCTTGCGCGTGGCAACGTACGCGGCGGTCAGCAGGCCGCCGGCCTCGATGGCGATGGCGATGGCGCCCCACAGGCTCGCGTGGGCGTTGAACAGGTGCGAGAGGCCGAACAGCACGCCGGTCGCCACCAGCGCGATCCCGGTGCCGGTGTACTTCTCGACCACCCGGAACAGGATGCCGCGGAACAGCAGCTCTTCCGTCACCGCGGCGGCGGCCATGAAGCCGAGCAGGCCCACCGCGCCCGGACCGGATCCCCAGCCGCGGACCTGGTAGTCGCCGAGGAGGGCGATGTTCGCGATGACCGCTCCGAAGAGCGCCATCCCGATCAGCACCCCGCGCCCGGCCGCGAGCCCGGCGCCCGGCCCGGCCAGTTCGGTGACCGGCCGGTGCTCGGTCCGCCGCACCACCCACCGGTAGACGACCACCGCGAGCACGGCGGTCAGGCTCCCGAAGATCAGGGTGAGCCACGGATTGTCCGCCGCGGCCACGCCTTGACTGCCCACGAACGCGACCGCGGCCACGGCCAGCAGCTGTCCAACGACCCGCATGGAGATCCCCTTCGCTTCCTCCGCGGCGTGCTCCCCGCGGCTGTCTCGAACGCTAGGGAGCCGGCGGCCGGGAAGCGTCACCATCGGGAGGACACCTGCGCGTAGCTCGCACGGGGGACGCTTGAACCTTTCCGGGCCTCCGCGCACTACTAAGGGGGAGAAGGAGGGGTGGCGTGCCGAGAGACCTCGATTTCAGCGAGTACTTCGCCGCGCGGGTCCAGCGGTTCCGCCGCGTGGCGTTCGCGCTCTGCGGGGACTGGTACGCGGCCGAAGACCTGGTCCAGGCGATGTTCGTCCAGCTGTACCGGCGCTGGCGCCGGGTCCGGCCGGGCACGGTCGACGCCTACGCGCGCCGCATCCTGCTGAACCTCTTCCTGGCCGGGCGGCGGGTTTCCGGGCGCGAGTACGTGACGTCTTCGGTGCCGGAGGGCCAGTCGCCACCGGGCCGGGACACGCCCTTGCGGCTCGACGTGGAGCGGGCGCTGGCCAGGTTGACGCCCCGGCAGCGCGCGATGGTGGTGCTGCGGTTCCTCGAAGACCTGCCGGTGAGCGAGGTCGCTTCGCTGCTCGGCGTCGCCGAAGGCACGGTCAAGTCCCAGACGGCCCGCGGGGTCGAAGCCTTGCGTGCGGCCCTGCCGTCGCCGACCGGTGAGGAGTGGTGATGGAAGAGGTCCGGTCGTTGCTGAGGGCGTACGTGACCGAGGACGAGCCCCCGATCGGCCTGTCCGGGGCCGCGGTGCTGGCCGCGGCCCGCAGGTCCCGCCGGCAGCACCTGCTCGCGGCGGCGGTGGCGGTGGCCGTGGCCGTGCTGGCACTCGCGCTGGCGGTGGTGGTGCTGCCGCACCGGGGCGAGGTCGCGAACGCGCCCTGCCCGACAGCGTCGGACACGCGCGCGGCGCTGGTCGATCGCCTGAGCTGCGTGGTGGGTCGCGCGGTGCGCTCGCTGCTCCCCCCGGACGCGCAGATCACCCGGTTGACGATCCCGGGGGAGACCCCACCGGCGGACCCGTTCCACCTGATCGCCGACCCGGCCGGCGACGCGCCCCGGGACGCGTTGTTCCACATGGGGGTCCGGGTGACCGACGCACGGGGTTCGGGGTCGGTCTACATCCTGACCGTGCCCAGCGCCAACTCGGGCGGCCCGCCGTGCGAAGAACCGGAGGAGATCCTCTGCCGCAAGGAACCGACCCCGCAAGGGTTGCTGTGGCTGTCGACGCTGCGGTCCGGCGACATCCTGACCCACCGCGTGGCACTGGCCACGCCGGACGCGGTCGTGCAGTTCTGGTCGAACAACAGCGGAGTGCTGGAGCGCGCCGGCGTCGGGTTGCCGAAGCAGCGCCCGGAGCCGACGCTGACTCTGGAGCAGGTGCGGGAATTGGCGTTGACGCCGGGGCTGGCGTTCTAGGTGCGCTGTCCGCGGAGGTGGGTCCCCGGACAGCACTTCTAGGACTGCCGCGACCGCAGCTTCTCGATCACCTCGTCGTCCCAGCGGTGGGTCCGGATCAGCCGGTACCGCTCCGCCGCCACCCACATGTACGCCTCGGCGTCCGTCCGGTCGCCGATCAGGCCCGCCTGCCGCAGCATGCCCACCACCGGCACGAACTCCTCCTCGAACCAGCGCTGCGCGACGCTCGCCCGGTCGCAGAACTTGCCTTCGTCCTGCATCAGCCGGAACCCCCAGGCCTCCACGTGCTCGCCCAGCTTCGCGTAGTCCCACGGGTCCGACACGATCACCGATGCCCGCGCGTGGCCGGTCAGCGGGACGCGCTCCAGGAACAGCCTCCGGTAGTCCTTGACGATCAGGTCGCCGCGGTGGCGGATGCCGCCCGGGT is from Amycolatopsis mediterranei and encodes:
- a CDS encoding response regulator encodes the protein MSAPIRVLVCDDQMLIRTGLVTIIGAQPGFEVVGECGDGRAAVDLALRLRPDVVVMDVRMPVLDGIEATRLLAGAGVAHPVKVLVLTTFNLDEYVYEALRAGASGFLLKDAPPDRLLHGIRTVATGAALLDPEVTRRLVGRHAARIRPVPGAAPEVPLTPRELEVLRLLAEGLSNSEIAERLVISQETVKTFVSRILTKLDLRDRVQAVVYAYRHGLAT
- a CDS encoding SigE family RNA polymerase sigma factor, translated to MPRDLDFSEYFAARVQRFRRVAFALCGDWYAAEDLVQAMFVQLYRRWRRVRPGTVDAYARRILLNLFLAGRRVSGREYVTSSVPEGQSPPGRDTPLRLDVERALARLTPRQRAMVVLRFLEDLPVSEVASLLGVAEGTVKSQTARGVEALRAALPSPTGEEW
- a CDS encoding MFS transporter, producing the protein MPESTLAVAPSGDTRAGENPHHARRWLILVMIGIAQLMVVLDATVVNIALPSAQVDLGFSNDARQWVVTAYALAFGSLLLLGGRLADLFGRKNTLLVGLAGFAAVSALGGFATNIEMLLIARAAQGVFGALLAPATLSLLTTTFTDPKERGRAFGVFGAIGGGGAAVGLLLGGVLTEYLDWRWCMFVNIIFAVMAFAGSSVLLRNQRDAGPRPKLDLPGTVTASAGLFALVYGFANAESDSWSSVSVWGFLVAGVALLGVFVWLQQRVAHPLLPLRVLLDRDRGGSYLAMFLLAIGMFAIFLFLTFYVQQNLQFTPIQSGLGFLPMVATLMLAATSATAVLLPRFGPRPLVPTGMAIAAGGLFWLSGIGLDSTYASGVLGPLLVMGFGIGLAMAPAMSVATFGVEAHDAGVASAAVNTMQQVGGSIGTALLSTLAGNAAADYIAGKAPTPQLAAEAAIESYTTAFTWAAVIYVAGAVLSGLLLRPGVPKGEAAPGAVHI
- a CDS encoding sensor histidine kinase produces the protein MIDHRRLLARWRRLDPVLRDLPLGLLFLAAAFVPALRNHGTELGGLPNRPFDAPAIGVLLLETLPLAVRRRWPALCLALVSLGFALDQLRGYHSVAGTALAVALVSAGAHVNRRRATTALLFSAAYVLLAVVLFRSGSEPLVEFFTFYLLLVFAWGLGAWLRSTRVAEADRRRRVAEDTLAAERTRIARELHDVVTHHVTAMVVQAEAARYLTAAPDRLDRTLTAITGTGRRAITDLRHLLDLLNPDHGPEARTPSPGGLLALVEHAREAGQPVEFTEEGTPAESAGSADLVAYRVVQEALTNALKHARGSRTSVEVHHGEREIAVAVSTAGSGSTSPGGSGRGLAGLRERVGVLGGDFSAGRDGAGFTVCARIPTGNPA
- a CDS encoding CPBP family intramembrane glutamic endopeptidase, whose protein sequence is MRVVGQLLAVAAVAFVGSQGVAAADNPWLTLIFGSLTAVLAVVVYRWVVRRTEHRPVTELAGPGAGLAAGRGVLIGMALFGAVIANIALLGDYQVRGWGSGPGAVGLLGFMAAAAVTEELLFRGILFRVVEKYTGTGIALVATGVLFGLSHLFNAHASLWGAIAIAIEAGGLLTAAYVATRKLWVPIGVHFGWNFAAAGLFGTEVSGNGTPQGLLDAVTSGPSIITGGDFGPEGSLYSVLVCVLATCAFLWLARRRGHLVPRRKRAERADAVTTLAP